One Henriciella litoralis genomic window carries:
- a CDS encoding Hpt domain-containing protein, whose translation MATVELDLEHLLSMTGGDVDLADEVIGIFRQQAEIWSRLLDPRASSNQWADAAHTLKGAALSIGAVQLAETCARAETAGRESQPSPAGAALILNEVKDDLAQTIDACSRASYALSRPGLRASKASNS comes from the coding sequence ATGGCGACTGTCGAACTCGATCTTGAGCACCTGCTATCGATGACAGGCGGCGACGTCGATCTGGCCGACGAGGTGATCGGCATATTTCGCCAGCAGGCCGAGATCTGGTCGCGTCTTCTCGATCCCCGCGCGAGTTCGAATCAGTGGGCCGATGCAGCTCATACACTCAAGGGCGCAGCTCTAAGCATTGGCGCTGTGCAATTGGCGGAGACCTGCGCACGGGCAGAGACGGCCGGTCGCGAGAGTCAGCCCAGCCCAGCCGGGGCGGCCCTTATTCTCAATGAAGTGAAAGATGATCTGGCGCAGACGATCGACGCCTGCAGCCGCGCCAGCTATGCCTTGTCGAGACCCGGCTTGAGAGCGTCGAAAGCTTCGAATTCATAA
- the acs gene encoding acetate--CoA ligase has translation MSKHPVPEAFAKQANLTPEKYREMYKASIEDPESFWAEHGKRIKWMKPFTKVKDTSWDKDDVHVRWFADGTLNVTESCLDRQLETRADKAAIIWEGDEPEDSYTLTYRQLYHSVCRFANVLKEMGVKKGDRVTIYMPMIAEAAMAMLACARVGAVHSVVFGGFSPEALSGRILDCESEFVITADEGVRGGRKVPLKQNCDRACELAKGMVKKVLVVERTGVGVDMKEGRDLWLHEVGADVADTCPAEPMNAEDPLFILYTSGSTGKPKGVLHTCGGYLVWASMTHEYVFDLKEDDVFWCSADVGWVTGHTYIVYGPLANGATSVMFEGVPTYPTASRFWEACDKHGVTIFYTAPTAIRALMREGDGPVKSTDRSSIRLLGTVGEPINPEAWEWYFKTVGEERCPIVDTWWQTETGGTMIVPLPGTTDMKPGAGSHPFFGVKPELVDAEGDLLTGATEGNLIITDSWPGQMRTVYGDHQRFVETYFSAYPGNYFTGDGCRRDEDGFYWITGRVDDVINVSGHRMGTAEVESALVSHDAVAEAAVVGYPHDIKGQGIYAYVTTVSDVEPSEELKAELKLHVRSEIGPIACPDLVQFAPGLPKTRSGKIMRRILRKIAEDSFDNLGDTSTLAEPEVVDQLIDGRQNRAD, from the coding sequence ATGTCCAAACATCCGGTCCCCGAGGCTTTTGCGAAGCAAGCCAATCTGACGCCTGAAAAATATCGAGAGATGTACAAGGCTTCAATTGAGGATCCTGAGAGCTTCTGGGCTGAGCACGGCAAGCGCATCAAATGGATGAAGCCATTTACCAAGGTCAAGGACACGTCGTGGGACAAGGATGATGTGCATGTGCGCTGGTTTGCGGATGGCACGCTGAACGTGACCGAAAGCTGCCTCGACCGACAGCTGGAAACACGGGCCGATAAAGCCGCGATCATCTGGGAAGGCGACGAGCCGGAAGACAGCTACACGCTGACCTATCGCCAGCTTTATCACTCGGTCTGCCGCTTCGCGAACGTGCTGAAGGAAATGGGCGTCAAGAAAGGCGACCGCGTCACCATCTACATGCCGATGATCGCCGAAGCTGCGATGGCCATGCTGGCCTGTGCCCGTGTGGGCGCTGTTCACTCGGTGGTATTTGGCGGGTTTTCGCCCGAAGCACTCTCCGGCCGGATCCTCGATTGCGAGTCGGAATTTGTGATTACCGCCGACGAAGGTGTGCGCGGTGGCCGCAAGGTGCCGCTCAAGCAAAATTGCGACCGCGCGTGCGAGCTAGCCAAGGGAATGGTCAAGAAAGTGCTCGTGGTTGAGCGCACGGGCGTTGGCGTGGACATGAAGGAAGGCCGCGACCTGTGGCTGCATGAAGTCGGCGCGGATGTTGCCGACACGTGCCCTGCCGAACCGATGAACGCCGAAGACCCGCTTTTCATCCTCTACACGTCCGGCTCAACCGGCAAACCAAAGGGTGTCCTGCACACCTGCGGCGGCTATCTCGTCTGGGCGTCGATGACGCATGAATACGTCTTCGACCTGAAAGAGGATGATGTTTTCTGGTGCTCGGCCGATGTCGGCTGGGTTACGGGCCATACCTACATTGTCTATGGCCCGCTCGCGAATGGCGCGACGTCCGTCATGTTCGAGGGGGTGCCAACCTATCCAACGGCGTCGCGCTTCTGGGAAGCCTGCGACAAGCATGGCGTGACCATCTTTTATACCGCGCCGACGGCGATTCGCGCGCTGATGCGTGAAGGTGACGGACCGGTGAAATCGACGGACCGGAGCTCAATCCGCCTGCTCGGAACAGTTGGCGAGCCGATCAACCCGGAGGCCTGGGAATGGTATTTCAAAACGGTCGGCGAAGAACGCTGTCCGATCGTGGATACCTGGTGGCAGACAGAGACAGGCGGCACGATGATCGTACCGCTGCCAGGCACGACCGATATGAAGCCGGGCGCAGGCTCCCATCCATTCTTTGGCGTGAAGCCGGAACTGGTCGATGCAGAGGGTGATCTTCTTACCGGTGCGACTGAGGGTAATCTCATTATCACTGATAGCTGGCCGGGCCAGATGCGGACCGTTTATGGAGACCATCAGCGATTCGTAGAGACGTATTTCTCCGCCTATCCCGGCAACTACTTCACCGGCGATGGCTGCCGGCGCGACGAGGACGGCTTCTACTGGATCACCGGCCGCGTGGATGATGTGATCAATGTTTCGGGTCACCGCATGGGCACGGCCGAGGTCGAGAGCGCGCTTGTCTCACACGACGCCGTGGCTGAAGCTGCGGTTGTTGGATATCCTCATGATATCAAGGGGCAGGGCATATATGCTTATGTGACCACCGTTTCGGACGTTGAGCCGAGCGAAGAGCTGAAAGCCGAACTCAAGCTGCATGTGAGGTCCGAAATCGGCCCCATCGCATGCCCGGACCTGGTCCAGTTCGCTCCGGGCCTGCCGAAGACCCGGTCTGGCAAGATCATGCGACGAATTCTGCGCAAGATCGCCGAGGATAGCTTTGATAATCTCGGCGACACCTCGACCCTGGCAGAGCCGGAAGTCGTGGATCAGCTGATTGATGGTCGGCAGAATCGCGCCGACTGA
- a CDS encoding copper resistance protein B, which produces MRHAFRLIALTAAMAGIANVSLAEQGGAPWSMADDYYDATEMQAAREHLQHSHGDMRSTYFQAERFEWQSFDDEEVILLDANAWIGGDIDKLWFKSELEYLPDEGEFEEAELQVLWSRAISPYFDFQAGLRQDFEPDGLTHLVAGFQGLAPYLFELDAASFLSTDGDLTARMEAEYELLLTQRLILQPRAELSFSAQDIPELGKGAGLTSLNAGLRLRYEIEREFAPYIGVEWQNRFGKTADFAEAAGGDAGETVFLLGIRAWY; this is translated from the coding sequence ATGAGACACGCATTCAGACTGATCGCGCTCACCGCTGCTATGGCCGGCATCGCAAACGTTTCGCTGGCAGAGCAGGGCGGCGCCCCCTGGTCCATGGCCGACGACTATTACGATGCAACAGAGATGCAGGCGGCCCGAGAGCATCTCCAGCACAGCCATGGCGATATGCGCTCCACCTATTTTCAGGCCGAACGCTTCGAATGGCAGAGCTTCGATGATGAGGAGGTCATCCTGCTCGATGCCAATGCGTGGATCGGCGGCGACATCGACAAGCTCTGGTTCAAGTCCGAGCTGGAATATTTGCCAGATGAAGGTGAGTTTGAGGAGGCTGAGCTTCAGGTCCTCTGGTCGCGCGCCATTTCTCCCTACTTCGATTTCCAGGCCGGGCTGAGACAGGATTTTGAACCCGATGGCCTGACGCATCTCGTCGCCGGGTTTCAGGGGCTCGCGCCCTACCTTTTCGAGCTGGATGCCGCGTCCTTTCTGTCGACGGATGGTGACCTCACTGCGCGGATGGAGGCCGAGTATGAGTTGCTGCTGACGCAGCGCCTTATCCTGCAACCGCGCGCCGAGCTGTCCTTTTCCGCGCAGGACATTCCAGAGCTTGGAAAAGGGGCTGGCCTCACATCACTCAATGCGGGCCTGCGTCTGCGTTACGAGATAGAACGGGAGTTTGCGCCCTATATCGGTGTCGAGTGGCAAAACCGTTTTGGAAAGACGGCCGACTTCGCAGAGGCTGCTGGTGGAGACGCCGGAGAGACCGTCTTTCTGCTCGGAATTCGAGCCTGGTACTAG
- a CDS encoding copper resistance system multicopper oxidase: MFNRRHFLGAGLGVGAAFGAAGLLPAWARTSAYGNTGLQTLTGTNFDLDITQFPVRIGGRAGLATGVNGTLPAPLIRFREGDEITINVHNGLEVDTSIHWHGLLVPFYMDGVPGVSFPGIRPRETFQYKFAVPQNGTYWYHSHSGLQEQVGHYGPLIIDPKGADPVKADREYVLVLSDWSFENPHRIFQKLKASAETYNFNQRTLGDFADDAAEQGLGEAFADRAMWGQMRMSPRDLADVTGATYTYLINGHSTEDNWNGQFEPGERVRLRIINASAMSIFNFRIPGLPMTVVSSDGLNVRPIETDEFQIGVAETYDVIVEPTDARAYALVAESIDRSGQAVATLGPKPGMRAVAPEMRPVPTLSMKDMAMDHSDADMDHSGHDMSGMDHSQHDMSGMDHGANKPAPDGGMQVHDHKQGPGVANVAMMPVSRLDEPGIGLENVAHRVLTYADLRALEPNADTRPPERELQIHLTSNMERYMWSFNGVKFSEVREAIRLNEGERVRFNLVNDTMMPHPIHLHGMFFELENGGGGHRPRKHTVIVKPGEKVAFDVSSEHVGDWAFHCHLLYHMHAGMMNVVSVIPHEGNVEPDHSGHHGMDHSEKADPHAGHDMSKGGHH; this comes from the coding sequence ATGTTCAATAGACGACATTTTCTCGGCGCGGGTCTTGGCGTGGGCGCGGCATTTGGAGCTGCTGGTTTGCTTCCCGCATGGGCGCGCACCTCAGCCTACGGCAATACAGGCCTTCAGACGCTCACGGGGACGAATTTCGACCTCGATATCACCCAGTTTCCCGTCCGCATTGGTGGCCGGGCGGGCCTCGCGACCGGCGTCAACGGGACGCTGCCCGCGCCGCTGATCCGCTTTCGCGAGGGCGACGAGATCACGATCAATGTCCATAACGGGCTGGAGGTGGATACGTCCATTCACTGGCACGGCCTTCTGGTGCCATTCTACATGGACGGCGTTCCGGGCGTGTCCTTTCCCGGCATTCGCCCAAGAGAGACGTTCCAGTACAAATTCGCCGTCCCGCAGAACGGCACTTATTGGTACCACTCCCATTCAGGGCTGCAGGAGCAGGTCGGACATTACGGGCCGCTGATCATCGATCCGAAGGGCGCCGATCCGGTTAAGGCAGACCGCGAATATGTGCTCGTCCTGTCGGACTGGAGCTTTGAGAACCCGCACCGCATTTTCCAGAAGCTGAAAGCGTCTGCCGAGACGTATAATTTCAATCAGCGCACGCTCGGCGATTTTGCCGACGATGCCGCTGAGCAGGGCCTTGGCGAGGCGTTTGCAGACCGCGCCATGTGGGGGCAGATGCGCATGAGCCCGCGTGATCTGGCGGATGTCACAGGCGCCACCTACACCTACCTCATCAATGGTCACTCCACGGAAGATAACTGGAACGGTCAGTTTGAACCCGGCGAGCGCGTGCGGCTGCGCATCATCAATGCGTCGGCCATGTCGATCTTCAATTTCCGGATTCCCGGTCTGCCGATGACCGTCGTGTCGTCAGATGGTCTGAATGTCAGGCCGATCGAGACCGACGAGTTCCAGATTGGCGTTGCAGAGACCTATGACGTGATTGTTGAGCCGACTGATGCGCGCGCTTATGCGCTGGTCGCTGAATCGATCGATCGGTCGGGGCAGGCGGTCGCAACGCTTGGGCCAAAGCCCGGCATGCGGGCTGTGGCTCCCGAGATGCGCCCAGTGCCCACGCTCAGCATGAAAGACATGGCGATGGACCACAGCGATGCGGATATGGACCATTCCGGGCACGACATGTCCGGCATGGACCACAGCCAGCATGACATGTCCGGCATGGACCATGGCGCCAACAAGCCTGCGCCGGATGGCGGTATGCAGGTGCATGACCACAAACAGGGGCCGGGCGTTGCCAATGTCGCCATGATGCCGGTCAGTCGGCTTGATGAGCCCGGCATCGGCCTTGAGAACGTCGCGCACCGCGTCCTCACCTATGCCGACCTTCGCGCCCTCGAGCCCAATGCCGATACGCGGCCACCCGAACGCGAGCTGCAGATCCACCTGACCTCCAATATGGAGCGGTACATGTGGTCGTTTAACGGCGTGAAGTTTTCCGAGGTCAGGGAAGCCATTCGCCTGAACGAAGGCGAGCGGGTGCGGTTTAACCTCGTCAACGACACGATGATGCCGCATCCGATCCACCTACACGGCATGTTCTTCGAGCTCGAAAATGGCGGCGGCGGTCACCGGCCGCGAAAGCACACCGTAATCGTCAAGCCGGGGGAAAAAGTCGCCTTTGATGTCTCGTCTGAACATGTCGGAGACTGGGCGTTCCACTGCCATCTGCTTTACCACATGCATGCGGGCATGATGAACGTCGTCTCGGTCATCCCGCATGAAGGCAATGTCGAACCCGATCATTCCGGCCACCATGGCATGGACCATAGCGAGAAAGCCGACCCCCATGCCGGGCACGATATGAGCAAGGGAGGGCATCACTGA
- the sppA gene encoding signal peptide peptidase SppA produces MKTFFTALGGAILGTLLGAVLLFFIASAIVGSVVNSATASLAGGEANPDSMVLSIDMRENLADQPATSGIGAIFGQKGFIDVLTRLDAARTDERVKGVFIRASEMSVGSSRAEELREAINRLKDSGKFVVASSQGTYSGGPSSLRAIAAADEIWIQPGGDFLPGGITFETLFFKDLLDRLNVRAEIDQFYEYKNAPNVYKESGYTDAHREAMTVLADSIWTTSIEDIAADRGLNASAVRTTLDTAPLSPAVMIDAGLADKLGWPEDAMDAVIERAGEGSELVDILSYKPKSAPLGAKVIAIVGGEGPIVTGGPGGDLFNGGNAFASDMVAGAILEAGRDENVEAIVFRVDSPGGSPTASDQIWRAIKRVQELDKPVVVSMGSVAASGGYYVSTGADWIMASRSTITGSIGIFGGKLAIADGLREFGVNAEAISVGGPFAGALSTIDGFTPEQQELLHAWLERGYDRFLELVAEGRGKTVAEVNEIARGRVWSGEDALAVGLVDEIGGLTDAITKARELADIASDEDTRLKFYPAPQGGIPGFGPLAEASAGDLGSLASIAEILEDERIQALIEQGSVFDRSPVQARGPMIIEK; encoded by the coding sequence TTGAAAACCTTTTTCACAGCGCTCGGCGGCGCAATTCTTGGCACCCTGCTCGGTGCCGTCCTGCTTTTCTTCATCGCTTCCGCGATTGTCGGCAGCGTCGTGAACTCTGCGACGGCCTCACTGGCGGGCGGCGAAGCCAATCCAGACTCCATGGTGCTGTCGATTGATATGCGCGAGAATCTGGCCGATCAGCCCGCAACATCCGGGATCGGCGCCATATTCGGCCAGAAAGGTTTTATCGACGTCCTGACGCGGCTTGATGCTGCGCGGACCGATGAGCGCGTCAAAGGCGTCTTTATTCGCGCCAGCGAAATGTCTGTCGGCTCATCACGCGCCGAAGAGCTGCGTGAGGCGATCAATCGTCTCAAGGACTCCGGAAAGTTCGTTGTCGCCTCCTCACAGGGCACTTATTCGGGCGGGCCGTCCTCCCTTCGGGCAATCGCTGCGGCTGATGAAATCTGGATTCAACCCGGCGGGGACTTCCTGCCTGGGGGCATCACATTCGAGACATTGTTCTTCAAGGATCTGCTGGACCGACTCAATGTTCGGGCCGAGATTGACCAGTTCTACGAGTACAAGAACGCACCAAACGTCTACAAGGAAAGCGGCTACACAGACGCGCACAGAGAAGCGATGACCGTCCTGGCCGACTCGATCTGGACGACATCGATTGAGGACATTGCGGCAGACCGCGGCCTGAACGCGTCCGCCGTGCGTACCACGCTTGATACAGCGCCGCTTAGCCCCGCCGTCATGATTGATGCCGGCCTTGCTGACAAACTTGGCTGGCCCGAAGATGCCATGGATGCCGTCATCGAACGTGCCGGCGAAGGCAGCGAGCTGGTGGATATTCTCTCCTACAAGCCAAAGTCGGCCCCGCTCGGCGCCAAGGTGATTGCCATCGTTGGCGGCGAAGGCCCGATTGTGACCGGTGGCCCTGGCGGCGACCTGTTTAATGGCGGGAACGCCTTTGCGTCCGACATGGTAGCAGGCGCGATCCTCGAGGCCGGACGCGATGAAAACGTGGAAGCCATTGTCTTCCGCGTCGACAGCCCCGGCGGGTCTCCCACCGCTTCTGATCAGATCTGGCGCGCCATCAAGCGCGTGCAGGAACTGGACAAGCCCGTCGTGGTCTCCATGGGCTCTGTTGCTGCTTCGGGTGGCTACTATGTCTCGACCGGCGCTGACTGGATCATGGCCAGCCGCTCAACCATCACGGGCTCGATCGGGATTTTTGGCGGCAAGCTCGCCATTGCGGATGGCCTTCGTGAGTTTGGTGTCAATGCCGAAGCGATCTCCGTCGGCGGTCCTTTCGCAGGCGCGTTGTCTACAATCGATGGCTTTACACCTGAGCAGCAGGAGCTGCTGCACGCCTGGCTTGAGCGCGGCTATGACCGTTTCCTTGAGCTGGTCGCAGAAGGCCGAGGCAAGACCGTAGCGGAAGTCAACGAAATCGCACGCGGACGCGTCTGGTCAGGCGAAGACGCCCTGGCCGTTGGTCTGGTCGATGAGATTGGCGGACTGACGGATGCCATTACGAAAGCCCGTGAACTTGCAGACATCGCGTCCGATGAAGACACGCGCCTGAAATTCTACCCTGCCCCGCAAGGCGGAATTCCCGGGTTTGGCCCGCTTGCCGAAGCCTCTGCCGGCGATCTTGGTAGCTTGGCGAGCATCGCAGAGATCCTGGAAGATGAGCGTATTCAGGCGCTGATCGAACAGGGCAGCGTCTTCGACCGCTCGCCGGTTCAGGCCCGCGGCCCGATGATTATCGAGAAATAG
- a CDS encoding SEL1-like repeat protein: protein MDQSVRAAARSTSRAAALAVLTCIGFSSSFSASADDPPGLAEIEPFATPMERELSVSALIVFDGFLKSNDENQQSMGVDTIFDACISRGLGTACFMLGDVYESPEPETAELLYSEGCRADFPNLEACRRTYGLALERTDAGSREQDMLSEVISARRRVLMGSFSEKSDSLEDLMKLCADGSGFACTFLGDFNDNKFDKRALLSGLKAGCDATYPDAYGCHRRATLYASGAAGEKDPALALEYSKKGCELGWPDACTLFDSLRN from the coding sequence ATGGATCAATCAGTGCGGGCAGCAGCCCGCTCTACCAGCAGAGCCGCGGCACTGGCCGTGCTGACCTGCATAGGCTTTTCATCCTCGTTTTCCGCATCTGCAGATGACCCGCCTGGCCTGGCTGAAATTGAACCGTTCGCGACCCCAATGGAACGAGAGCTGAGTGTTTCGGCCCTTATCGTGTTCGACGGCTTCCTGAAGTCGAATGACGAAAACCAGCAAAGCATGGGCGTCGACACCATTTTTGATGCCTGCATTTCCCGTGGACTTGGCACGGCCTGTTTCATGCTTGGCGATGTGTATGAAAGCCCTGAACCTGAAACTGCCGAGCTGCTCTACTCCGAGGGCTGCCGGGCAGACTTTCCAAACCTTGAGGCTTGCAGACGTACATACGGCCTGGCGCTCGAGCGCACCGATGCCGGATCGCGCGAACAGGACATGCTGAGCGAGGTCATCTCAGCTCGTCGCCGCGTGCTGATGGGAAGCTTCTCGGAAAAATCCGATAGCCTGGAAGACCTGATGAAACTGTGCGCCGACGGCTCCGGATTTGCTTGCACTTTCCTCGGCGATTTCAATGACAACAAATTCGACAAACGGGCGCTGCTCTCCGGCCTGAAAGCTGGCTGCGATGCGACCTATCCGGATGCTTATGGCTGCCATCGCCGTGCGACACTCTATGCCAGTGGGGCCGCCGGGGAGAAAGACCCTGCTCTCGCGCTGGAATACTCGAAAAAAGGTTGCGAACTCGGCTGGCCGGATGCCTGTACCCTGTTTGATAGCCTCCGAAACTAG
- a CDS encoding chorismate mutase, whose amino-acid sequence MTDTADPDTRLHTWKTAETMADVRYEIDRLDRALVKLLEERQSFMDAAARIKGERKVVHDRARIEDVVDKVLAEARKQGLSPSIAEPVWRTLIDRCIAYEFEAFDALKPGLDKA is encoded by the coding sequence ATGACCGATACGGCCGACCCCGACACACGCCTTCACACGTGGAAAACTGCCGAGACCATGGCGGATGTCCGCTATGAGATCGACCGCCTGGATCGCGCCCTGGTCAAACTTCTGGAAGAACGTCAGTCTTTCATGGATGCCGCGGCACGCATCAAGGGTGAGCGTAAGGTCGTGCATGACCGTGCCCGCATTGAAGATGTCGTGGACAAAGTGTTGGCAGAAGCGCGCAAACAGGGTCTGTCACCCTCCATCGCGGAACCGGTCTGGCGCACGCTGATTGATCGCTGCATCGCTTATGAATTCGAAGCTTTCGACGCTCTCAAGCCGGGTCTCGACAAGGCATAG
- a CDS encoding alpha/beta fold hydrolase: MSHSQRYFEMLGAAYEVPSGPDRFDAFLAAAMAYFFEDEAEGLLAGDVPRYKGDDKTLDTHGQRIGALIEEASRRGSEKSERFHAVLDISARSELVTGNTAAAHLTDRDFPCHLCDLPLDPEAISEIRKSLRSGEHQPQDRIILASVGERQVQACLALIQRPKDIADRVQVSLSYIDWSDALMTRLGEAFGLTHSETEILEGYLANLSQKEIAQQRDRSLETIKGQSKAILRKTGCARMSDVVQLCASIAFLMRQLPEQETPPSAETWMTPKENLSLLPRLKGRKLAWYTAGDGEKPVLFIHGYLQGPFFTPAFRRALAQINVRLIAPSRPGFGYTSPSPSDSDFNETVVRDALALVDHLGLEKISLCVHQGGTSHGFRIARALGRRMGDMLVIGGGIPIDEKVHLSHMDRQTRFAAMATRHAPSVMKMVTSIGLPVYRRRGTRAFLEKQFSKSPADLATLSNSTLMKVQAEGLYHAVEQGAGAWVRDGAAAMADWTDDLEAVDCRQIWLQANDDSIISAQDVAACITKRTNAEFHILDGHGTNILHTAVEDITDALARLQ; this comes from the coding sequence ATGTCTCACTCGCAACGTTACTTCGAAATGTTGGGCGCCGCCTATGAGGTTCCATCCGGACCCGACAGGTTCGACGCGTTCCTCGCTGCGGCCATGGCGTATTTCTTTGAAGATGAGGCGGAAGGTCTGCTCGCCGGCGACGTGCCGCGCTATAAGGGCGATGACAAAACGCTCGATACGCATGGCCAGCGGATCGGCGCCCTGATCGAAGAAGCATCCCGGCGGGGCAGCGAAAAATCAGAGCGTTTTCACGCGGTCCTCGATATCTCGGCTCGCTCAGAACTTGTCACCGGCAATACCGCTGCGGCTCACCTGACCGATCGCGACTTCCCCTGTCACCTCTGCGATCTTCCGCTCGACCCGGAGGCGATCTCCGAAATCCGTAAATCCCTGCGCTCTGGTGAGCATCAGCCGCAGGACCGGATCATCCTGGCCAGTGTCGGCGAGCGGCAGGTCCAGGCCTGCCTCGCCCTCATCCAGCGGCCAAAGGACATCGCCGACCGGGTGCAGGTCTCGCTGTCCTATATCGACTGGTCGGATGCCTTGATGACCCGCCTCGGGGAGGCCTTTGGTCTGACGCACAGCGAAACGGAAATCCTTGAGGGTTACCTCGCCAATCTCAGCCAGAAAGAGATCGCGCAGCAGCGCGACAGGTCTCTGGAAACGATCAAGGGCCAGTCCAAGGCGATCCTTCGAAAGACAGGATGTGCGCGCATGTCGGACGTGGTGCAGCTCTGCGCCAGTATCGCTTTCCTGATGCGCCAGCTGCCGGAGCAGGAGACCCCGCCGAGCGCCGAGACCTGGATGACCCCGAAGGAGAATTTGTCGCTCCTGCCACGCCTCAAAGGCCGCAAGCTGGCCTGGTACACGGCCGGTGACGGCGAAAAGCCTGTTCTTTTCATTCATGGCTACCTGCAGGGGCCGTTCTTCACCCCGGCCTTCCGGCGCGCCCTGGCACAAATAAATGTCCGGCTGATCGCCCCCTCAAGGCCGGGCTTTGGCTATACAAGCCCAAGCCCGTCTGACAGTGACTTCAACGAGACGGTGGTCAGGGATGCGCTGGCGCTGGTTGATCATCTTGGCCTGGAGAAAATCAGCCTCTGCGTCCATCAGGGCGGCACGTCGCATGGTTTTCGCATTGCGCGGGCGCTCGGTCGCCGCATGGGCGACATGCTTGTCATCGGGGGCGGCATCCCGATCGATGAGAAGGTGCATCTTTCCCATATGGACCGGCAGACCCGCTTTGCCGCCATGGCAACGCGACATGCGCCCTCGGTGATGAAGATGGTGACGTCGATCGGCTTGCCAGTTTACAGGCGACGCGGCACGCGCGCCTTTCTCGAAAAACAGTTCTCGAAGTCCCCCGCAGATCTCGCAACGCTCTCCAATTCGACCTTGATGAAGGTGCAGGCCGAAGGGCTCTACCATGCCGTAGAGCAGGGGGCTGGCGCCTGGGTGAGGGATGGGGCAGCCGCGATGGCAGACTGGACAGACGATCTGGAGGCGGTCGACTGCCGCCAGATCTGGTTGCAGGCCAATGATGACTCGATCATTTCGGCGCAGGACGTTGCCGCTTGCATTACAAAGCGGACGAATGCCGAGTTTCATATCCTCGACGGGCACGGCACCAATATTCTGCATACCGCTGTTGAAGACATCACGGACGCTTTAGCCCGCCTTCAATGA
- a CDS encoding DUF3450 domain-containing protein yields MKKVLTPARGAIAAALLVGLALPPMAQGQLRQALDTGEQATRKAEQVQEQINQLDDQRSDAVSEFRTLLQRTQAAQLYARQQEKVVESQRRELESLTEQLGRVDEITAQTTPMLLDMISDLEAFVQADLPFRIDDRTQRIADLRAAMENAQVPIVEQYRLIIEAYKSEMEYGRTIDTWPEDIDVDGKTVTVDMFLFGRVALVYMSPDRKYAARWDREQAQWVPVESKFKEDIAQAIKVAKGTTTPSVLYAPATRLDVEL; encoded by the coding sequence ATGAAAAAAGTACTGACACCGGCGCGAGGTGCCATTGCGGCGGCACTATTAGTCGGATTGGCATTGCCACCTATGGCGCAGGGCCAGTTGCGCCAGGCGCTGGATACCGGTGAGCAGGCAACGCGCAAGGCTGAGCAGGTACAGGAGCAGATCAACCAGCTGGATGATCAGCGCTCTGATGCGGTAAGCGAATTCCGCACGCTCCTGCAACGCACCCAGGCTGCACAGCTTTATGCGCGCCAGCAGGAAAAAGTCGTTGAGAGCCAGCGCCGCGAACTCGAATCACTGACTGAGCAGCTTGGCCGCGTTGATGAGATCACCGCTCAGACGACGCCAATGCTTCTCGATATGATTTCTGATCTCGAAGCTTTCGTTCAGGCCGACCTTCCATTCCGCATCGACGACCGTACCCAGCGCATTGCTGACCTTCGCGCCGCGATGGAAAATGCGCAGGTGCCAATCGTTGAGCAGTATCGCCTGATCATCGAGGCTTATAAGTCCGAGATGGAATATGGCCGCACGATCGACACATGGCCGGAAGATATCGATGTGGACGGCAAGACCGTCACTGTCGACATGTTCCTCTTTGGTCGCGTCGCACTCGTCTATATGTCGCCAGACCGCAAATACGCTGCCCGTTGGGACCGCGAACAAGCTCAGTGGGTTCCTGTCGAGAGCAAGTTCAAGGAAGATATCGCCCAGGCCATCAAGGTGGCCAAGGGTACGACGACGCCAAGCGTGCTTTACGCACCGGCTACCCGTCTTGATGTCGAGCTTTAA